In the Acidobacteriota bacterium genome, CCTCGAGTTCTGGCAGCTCCACGCAGACGTCGGCTGGCGTCAGGCCATTCGCCACCAGGTTCACCACATGGGACACCGAGATCCGCAGCCCGCGAATGGTGGCACGCCCGGCGAGCACGTCGGGAACGTGGGTGATTCGGTCGAACCTCTCTGGCATGTGGCGCCCTCCGGATCATTCTAGCGCCAGCGGGCATGTCGTGGCCCGCCGCGAGAGTGTGGCGCCCGCGAGGCCACCCCCGCGTGCCACCCCGGCCAGCCCGAGCGCCCGCAGTCACCGAGATGGATGAACCCGGGACCGAGCCCGACGTGACCCGGCCATCGTGACGCGGC is a window encoding:
- a CDS encoding DUF433 domain-containing protein, producing MPERFDRITHVPDVLAGRATIRGLRISVSHVVNLVANGLTPADVCVELPELEEEDVRQALGYAAALANDELHTLRA